The following coding sequences are from one Pyxidicoccus xibeiensis window:
- a CDS encoding hybrid sensor histidine kinase/response regulator, whose translation MMARPLRFHLALLALGLLIPVVLFAVGVVERFATAQWDAREHGMRETARALSLAIDRELGQSIRALEVLSHSEPLAHGDLKTFYATCKAVVRSQQPWVSLALLDLEGRTVLSTEQPFGSPGAIEGERPYLREVLETGRPVISDFPFARSHGQPRVVVAMPVRKGQRITSVLVAMYAMSHFNKLWAEQRIPGDWLGALVDEEGIILARSRAADRFVGTHASAGFREKLRSAPEGFYPTVTRDGVESYTAVSRSQLVPWSVVFSAPRATFDAPIHRSLLSLVGVGLVCCLIAGAWAAWVGRRITLPLKALARAATDSAATSAAFGRVGPTGISELEGLRVALARTTALVAEREVVLRAKMSEAEAARAEAEAANRAKDQFLAMLGHELRNPLSAITSGVKVLSVARDDVRRERARALVERQALHLARLVDDLLDVARVSTGRIVLQKGSLDLAECVRRAVVALESAGRTRAHQVELDVEPAWLEGDEGRLYQVVTNLVSNALKYTPDGGRVHVRTRVESEHVVLEVSDTGVGLPPEVLPRVFELFFQADHTLDRSQGGLGVGLTLVKRLVELHGGTVQARSEGNARGSSFTVRLPRGEVTTVTPPGVDVVAPGQGLRMLLVEDHTDSRQLVRELLETDGHTVFEAEDGLSGLAKARELHPDVVLLDIGLPGLDGYEVARALRASESGRALLIVAVTGYGLREDRLRALQAGFDEHLVKPVDLARLREVLAAREPRVVAAS comes from the coding sequence ATGATGGCGCGTCCGCTTCGCTTCCACCTCGCGCTGCTCGCGCTGGGCCTGCTCATTCCGGTCGTCCTCTTCGCCGTGGGCGTCGTGGAGCGCTTCGCCACCGCCCAGTGGGACGCGCGCGAGCATGGCATGCGCGAGACGGCACGGGCGCTGTCGCTCGCCATCGACCGCGAGCTGGGTCAGTCCATCCGGGCCCTGGAGGTGCTGTCCCACTCCGAGCCGCTCGCGCACGGTGACCTGAAGACCTTCTACGCAACGTGCAAGGCCGTCGTCCGCTCGCAGCAACCCTGGGTGTCCCTGGCGCTGCTGGACCTGGAGGGGCGGACGGTGCTCTCCACCGAGCAGCCCTTCGGCTCGCCCGGCGCCATCGAAGGAGAGCGTCCCTACCTGCGCGAGGTGCTGGAGACGGGCCGGCCGGTCATCTCCGACTTCCCCTTCGCACGCTCCCACGGGCAGCCCCGGGTGGTGGTGGCGATGCCGGTGCGGAAGGGGCAGCGGATTACCAGCGTCCTGGTCGCGATGTACGCGATGTCGCACTTCAACAAGCTGTGGGCGGAGCAGCGCATCCCCGGAGACTGGCTGGGCGCCCTGGTGGACGAGGAGGGCATCATCCTCGCGCGCAGCCGCGCCGCCGACCGGTTCGTCGGGACACATGCCAGCGCGGGGTTCCGCGAGAAGCTCCGCTCCGCGCCGGAGGGCTTCTACCCGACGGTGACCCGGGACGGCGTGGAGTCGTACACGGCCGTGTCCCGCTCGCAGCTGGTGCCGTGGTCGGTGGTCTTCTCCGCGCCACGGGCGACCTTCGATGCGCCCATCCACCGCTCACTGCTCTCGCTGGTGGGCGTGGGCCTGGTGTGCTGTCTCATTGCCGGGGCCTGGGCGGCCTGGGTAGGGCGCCGCATCACCCTGCCGCTGAAGGCCCTGGCCCGCGCGGCCACGGACAGCGCGGCCACGTCCGCTGCCTTTGGCCGCGTCGGCCCCACCGGCATCTCCGAGCTGGAGGGGCTGCGGGTGGCGCTGGCCCGCACCACCGCGCTGGTGGCGGAGCGCGAGGTGGTGCTCCGGGCGAAGATGTCCGAGGCCGAGGCGGCGCGCGCCGAGGCCGAGGCGGCCAACCGCGCGAAGGACCAGTTCCTCGCCATGCTGGGCCACGAGCTGCGCAACCCGCTGTCCGCCATCACCAGCGGCGTGAAGGTGCTCAGCGTGGCCCGCGACGACGTGCGGCGCGAGCGCGCGCGGGCGCTGGTGGAGCGGCAGGCGCTGCACCTGGCCCGGCTGGTGGATGACCTGCTGGACGTGGCCCGCGTGAGCACCGGCCGCATCGTCCTCCAGAAGGGGAGCCTGGACCTGGCGGAGTGCGTGCGCCGCGCCGTCGTCGCGCTCGAGTCCGCCGGCCGCACCCGGGCGCACCAGGTGGAGCTGGACGTGGAGCCCGCGTGGCTGGAGGGCGACGAGGGCCGGCTGTACCAGGTCGTCACCAACCTGGTGTCCAACGCGCTCAAGTACACCCCGGACGGAGGCCGCGTCCACGTCCGCACGCGGGTGGAGAGCGAGCACGTGGTGCTGGAGGTCTCCGACACCGGCGTGGGCCTGCCGCCCGAGGTGCTGCCGCGCGTCTTCGAGCTGTTCTTCCAGGCGGACCACACCCTGGACCGCTCCCAGGGCGGGCTGGGCGTGGGACTCACGCTGGTGAAGCGCCTGGTCGAGCTGCACGGCGGCACCGTGCAGGCGCGGAGCGAGGGCAACGCGCGCGGCAGCAGCTTCACGGTGCGCCTGCCCCGGGGCGAGGTGACGACGGTGACGCCGCCGGGCGTGGACGTCGTGGCTCCCGGCCAGGGGCTGCGCATGCTGCTCGTCGAGGACCACACCGACAGCCGGCAGCTCGTGCGGGAGCTGCTGGAGACGGATGGCCACACCGTCTTCGAGGCCGAGGATGGCCTGTCGGGACTGGCGAAGGCGCGCGAGCTGCACCCGGACGTCGTCCTCCTGGACATCGGCCTGCCCGGGCTGGACGGCTACGAGGTGGCGCGGGCGCTGCGTGCGTCCGAGAGCGGGCGCGCGCTCCTGATTGTCGCGGTGACGGGCTATGGCCTGCGGGAGGACCGCCTGCGCGCCCTGCAGGCCGGCTTCGACGAGCACCTGGTCAAGCCGGTGGACCTCGCCCGGCTGCGCGAGGTGCTCGCCGCCCGGGAGCCGCGGGTGGTCGCCGCCTCCTGA
- a CDS encoding serine/threonine-protein kinase, with product MAHAADLGTLGRYRLTARLARGGMAEVYVGVLPGPEGFEKPVVLKRMLPELAGQETYRQMFAQEARLMATFGHGHVVSALDYGVEGEAPFLVLEYVDGVDLGRALAVKGTLTPALVRHLGLCLLSALEHVHGLRDTRGEGLGIVHRDISPANVLLGRTGDVKLADFGIAKGLRSPARTAPGSTRGRLRYMSPEQLRGGPLDARADLFSLAVLLYEVAVGQSPFAATTDAQLLFAVREARLVPPEALVRAGGAALAQVLHRALSAHPAERFASAADMARALMAVETEALAGEQPWRVAEVVADTLAAEKAAVSGAPRAGREPGPFSAALLEVQGDDEG from the coding sequence ATGGCGCACGCGGCTGACCTCGGCACGCTGGGCCGGTACCGGCTGACGGCGCGCCTGGCTCGCGGCGGCATGGCGGAGGTGTACGTGGGCGTGCTGCCGGGCCCGGAAGGCTTCGAGAAGCCCGTGGTGCTCAAGCGCATGCTGCCCGAATTGGCCGGCCAGGAGACGTACCGGCAGATGTTCGCCCAGGAGGCGCGGCTGATGGCCACCTTCGGCCACGGCCACGTCGTCTCCGCGCTGGACTATGGCGTGGAGGGCGAAGCGCCCTTCCTGGTGCTGGAGTACGTGGACGGCGTGGACCTGGGCCGGGCGCTCGCGGTGAAGGGCACGCTGACGCCCGCGCTGGTGCGCCACCTGGGGCTGTGCCTGCTGAGCGCGCTGGAGCACGTGCACGGCCTGCGCGACACCCGGGGCGAGGGGCTGGGCATCGTCCACCGCGACATCAGCCCCGCCAACGTGCTGCTGGGGCGCACGGGCGACGTGAAGCTGGCGGACTTCGGCATCGCCAAGGGGCTGCGCTCCCCCGCGCGCACGGCGCCCGGCAGCACGCGCGGCCGGCTGCGGTACATGTCTCCGGAGCAGCTGCGCGGAGGCCCGCTGGATGCGCGCGCGGACCTGTTCTCCCTGGCGGTGCTTCTCTACGAGGTGGCCGTGGGCCAGAGCCCCTTCGCCGCAACGACGGACGCACAGCTGCTGTTCGCCGTGCGCGAGGCACGGCTGGTGCCGCCGGAGGCCCTGGTGCGCGCGGGCGGGGCCGCGCTGGCACAGGTGCTCCACCGCGCGCTGAGTGCGCACCCGGCCGAGCGCTTCGCTTCCGCCGCCGACATGGCCCGCGCGCTGATGGCGGTGGAGACGGAGGCCCTGGCCGGAGAGCAGCCCTGGCGGGTGGCGGAGGTGGTGGCGGACACGCTGGCGGCCGAGAAGGCCGCGGTCTCCGGCGCGCCGCGTGCTGGCCGGGAGCCCGGCCCGTTCTCCGCCGCGCTGCTCGAGGTCCAGGGCGATGACGAGGGTTGA
- a CDS encoding sigma 54-interacting transcriptional regulator, whose product MSGHTEVISTRDAAGGLTVRRVRLQVSGGADAGAEVCTSAEKLTIGSAPGNDLVLGDPTVSRFHAELVRERGGHRLRDLGSTNGTRVDHVRVADAYVADGATLAFGGTSVRFSLVAEQDVVPLHPEPHYGRLVGESVAMRALFAQLARLAATDATVLIEGESGTGKELVAEALHQQSPRASGPFIVVDCGSIPSELVESELFGHEKGAFTGATHERRGAFEAASGGTLFLDEIGELPLAVQPRLLRALERRQVKRVGSDQYRSVDVRFVAATHRDLREAVNRGHLREDLYFRLAVGMVRVPPLRAHLEDVPLLLQHLWDETFRALGLPPRPYAAPGAETLRQLASLPWRGNVRELRNFVERSVAMSGALDTSFVQGARTDTATPGSPVVRVDLPYKEAKDTWLAHFEETYLRHRLSAAGGNVSQMAREAEVDRAHVIKLLRKHAVR is encoded by the coding sequence ATGTCGGGACACACCGAGGTCATCTCCACGCGGGACGCGGCCGGCGGGCTCACCGTGCGGCGCGTGCGGCTCCAGGTCTCCGGTGGCGCGGACGCGGGCGCGGAGGTGTGCACGTCCGCGGAGAAGCTCACCATCGGCAGCGCGCCGGGCAACGACCTGGTGCTGGGCGACCCGACGGTGTCCCGCTTCCACGCGGAGCTGGTGCGGGAGCGCGGCGGCCACCGGCTGAGAGACCTGGGCAGCACCAACGGCACCCGCGTGGACCACGTGCGCGTGGCGGACGCGTACGTCGCGGACGGGGCCACGCTCGCCTTCGGCGGCACCTCCGTGCGCTTCTCGCTGGTGGCCGAGCAGGACGTGGTGCCGCTCCACCCCGAGCCGCACTACGGACGGCTGGTGGGAGAGAGCGTGGCGATGCGGGCCCTGTTCGCGCAGCTCGCGCGGCTGGCCGCCACGGACGCCACCGTGCTCATCGAGGGAGAGAGCGGCACCGGCAAGGAGCTGGTGGCCGAGGCCCTGCACCAGCAGAGCCCGCGTGCCTCCGGGCCCTTCATCGTCGTGGACTGCGGCTCCATCCCCTCGGAGCTGGTGGAGAGCGAGCTGTTCGGCCACGAGAAGGGCGCCTTCACCGGCGCCACCCACGAGCGGCGCGGCGCCTTCGAGGCAGCGAGCGGCGGCACCCTCTTCCTGGACGAGATTGGCGAGCTGCCGCTGGCGGTGCAGCCGCGCCTGTTGCGCGCGCTGGAGCGGCGGCAGGTCAAGCGCGTGGGCTCGGACCAGTACCGGAGCGTGGACGTGCGCTTCGTGGCCGCCACGCACCGCGACCTGCGCGAGGCGGTGAACCGGGGCCACCTGCGCGAGGACCTCTACTTCCGGCTCGCGGTGGGCATGGTCCGCGTGCCCCCGCTGCGCGCGCACCTGGAGGACGTGCCCCTGCTGCTGCAGCACCTGTGGGACGAGACGTTCCGCGCGCTGGGCCTGCCGCCGCGCCCCTATGCGGCTCCGGGCGCGGAGACGCTGCGCCAGCTCGCGTCGCTGCCCTGGCGCGGCAACGTGCGCGAGCTGCGCAACTTCGTGGAGCGCAGCGTGGCCATGTCCGGCGCGCTGGACACGTCCTTCGTCCAGGGCGCGCGGACGGACACGGCGACGCCGGGCAGCCCCGTGGTGCGCGTGGACCTGCCCTACAAGGAGGCGAAGGACACCTGGCTGGCGCACTTCGAGGAGACGTACCTCCGCCACCGGCTGAGCGCCGCGGGCGGCAACGTCAGCCAGATGGCGCGCGAGGCGGAGGTGGACCGGGCCCACGTCATCAAGCTGCTGCGCAAGCACGCGGTGCGCTGA
- a CDS encoding protein kinase domain-containing protein: protein MPRCPKCQSEYEDGLVYCPRDAEALLPMVLEGRYRLLSPLGAGGMGRVYLAEHVGLGKRVAVKVLRGEFSRDATFARRFELEAIAASQMGHENIVDVTDLGRTPGGELYYVMELLEGASLGSVLLRERYLPLSRAVPVLAQVCRALEAAHARGIVHRDVKPQNVMLLMREGRPDFVKVVDFGISKVSTPQGVKLTEAGAILGTADYMAPEQARGIDVDASADVYAVGVLTYELCTGTLPFRGENTFATILQHVEATPEPPGRRRPELGLPPELDALVMAALAKNPAARPSMARFRAGLEALPVGARTIPLVTSAGVAPPEAPASPRHTPTAATRPLTPSRRADSATPVEEEALPPTVASGGGAPERTRRSGGWRMGAGAVVLAAAAGLVWMNGAEPPPTTRATPPAQGDASAVAASGPGASSAPGPGAPPASGPASARPDTASAEGGPASAPATRHPSARATEPAPSSETAARTRLHVRSTPPGASVSVGGRVLGVTPLVLDRAAVGEGPLRFTLQGHESVSVERLTPGTRLDVTLKKQASSSVRTPAPTRLPKVQDLKPNPF, encoded by the coding sequence ATGCCTCGCTGCCCGAAGTGCCAGAGCGAGTACGAGGACGGCCTCGTCTACTGCCCGCGCGACGCCGAGGCGCTGCTGCCCATGGTGCTGGAGGGCCGCTACCGGCTGCTGTCCCCGCTGGGCGCGGGCGGCATGGGGCGGGTGTACCTGGCCGAGCACGTGGGCCTGGGCAAGCGCGTGGCGGTGAAGGTGCTGCGCGGGGAATTCTCACGCGACGCCACCTTCGCCCGGCGCTTCGAGCTGGAGGCCATCGCCGCCAGCCAGATGGGCCACGAGAACATCGTCGACGTGACGGACCTGGGGCGCACGCCCGGGGGCGAGCTGTACTACGTCATGGAGCTGCTGGAGGGCGCGAGCCTGGGCTCGGTACTGCTGCGCGAGCGGTACCTGCCACTCTCCCGCGCGGTGCCCGTGCTGGCGCAGGTGTGCCGGGCGCTGGAGGCCGCGCATGCGCGAGGCATCGTCCACCGTGACGTGAAGCCGCAGAACGTGATGCTGCTGATGCGCGAGGGGCGGCCGGACTTCGTGAAGGTGGTGGACTTCGGCATCTCCAAGGTGAGCACGCCGCAGGGCGTGAAGCTCACGGAGGCAGGCGCCATCCTCGGCACCGCGGACTACATGGCGCCCGAGCAGGCCAGGGGCATCGACGTGGACGCCAGCGCCGACGTGTATGCGGTGGGCGTGCTCACCTACGAGCTGTGCACGGGCACGCTGCCGTTCCGCGGGGAGAACACCTTCGCCACCATCCTCCAGCACGTGGAGGCCACGCCCGAGCCGCCGGGCCGCCGCCGCCCCGAGCTCGGCCTGCCCCCGGAGCTGGACGCACTGGTGATGGCGGCCCTCGCCAAGAACCCGGCCGCGCGCCCCTCCATGGCCCGCTTCCGCGCGGGGCTGGAGGCGCTGCCCGTGGGGGCCAGGACGATTCCCCTCGTCACGAGTGCGGGTGTGGCCCCACCCGAGGCGCCAGCGTCTCCACGACACACCCCCACGGCCGCGACGCGACCGCTCACTCCGAGCAGGAGGGCCGACAGCGCCACGCCCGTGGAAGAGGAGGCCCTGCCTCCGACCGTGGCCTCAGGGGGTGGCGCTCCCGAGCGCACGCGGAGGAGTGGCGGCTGGCGCATGGGCGCCGGGGCCGTCGTGCTGGCCGCGGCGGCGGGACTCGTGTGGATGAACGGCGCGGAGCCTCCGCCGACGACGCGCGCGACTCCACCCGCCCAGGGGGATGCTTCAGCGGTCGCGGCCTCCGGCCCGGGTGCGTCATCCGCGCCAGGTCCCGGTGCGCCTCCCGCGTCGGGGCCGGCCTCCGCTCGGCCCGACACGGCCTCCGCCGAGGGAGGCCCTGCGAGCGCCCCTGCCACGCGACACCCCTCCGCACGCGCCACGGAACCGGCACCTTCGTCCGAGACCGCTGCCCGGACACGGCTCCACGTGCGCTCCACGCCGCCGGGCGCCAGCGTGTCCGTGGGCGGGCGCGTCCTGGGCGTCACGCCCCTGGTTCTCGACCGCGCCGCCGTGGGCGAGGGCCCCCTGCGCTTCACGCTGCAAGGCCATGAATCCGTGTCGGTGGAGCGCCTGACTCCGGGCACGCGGCTGGATGTGACTCTGAAGAAGCAGGCCTCGTCCTCCGTCCGCACGCCTGCGCCCACGCGGCTGCCCAAGGTGCAGGACCTCAAGCCCAATCCATTCTGA
- a CDS encoding PEGA domain-containing protein, translated as MTRGLRPLLFLALALLVTGTSAHAADNRAAARKQFERGTRLYQQARYEEAVSAFEEAYRLRPNGVVHYNLGQCHEKLGNLEKALESYRAYLRDVPQAEDRDTVERLIASLEARAEARRKPQVNIASEPSGAELRLDGTAVGATPWSGPVEAGTHQLELTHPGHAPLRRELEVRSGEPVQLQLALTPEMALTGEVKEQPRPRGRTWTWVAAGAAGVAAAGAVTLGLMARKDSRELVGSRHEQPEAQRLHDSAVSKSRTANVLYAVAGVAGAAGVTLFFVEGSF; from the coding sequence ATGACTCGCGGCCTTCGTCCCCTCCTCTTCCTCGCGCTCGCCCTGCTCGTCACAGGCACGAGTGCCCACGCGGCCGACAACCGCGCCGCCGCGCGCAAGCAGTTCGAGCGAGGCACCCGCCTCTACCAACAGGCCCGCTACGAGGAAGCCGTCTCCGCGTTCGAGGAGGCCTACCGCCTCCGGCCCAATGGCGTCGTCCACTACAACCTGGGCCAGTGCCACGAGAAGCTCGGCAACCTGGAGAAGGCGCTGGAGTCGTACCGCGCATACCTGCGCGACGTGCCCCAGGCGGAGGACCGGGACACCGTCGAGCGGCTCATCGCCAGCCTGGAGGCACGCGCCGAAGCCCGGCGCAAACCCCAGGTGAACATCGCCAGTGAGCCCTCGGGCGCGGAGCTTCGGCTCGACGGCACGGCCGTCGGCGCCACGCCCTGGAGCGGCCCGGTGGAGGCGGGCACGCACCAGTTGGAGCTGACGCACCCGGGCCATGCGCCCCTGCGGCGCGAGCTGGAGGTCCGCTCCGGCGAGCCGGTGCAGCTTCAGCTCGCGCTGACACCGGAGATGGCGCTCACGGGCGAGGTGAAGGAGCAACCGCGTCCCCGGGGCCGCACCTGGACGTGGGTGGCGGCGGGCGCGGCCGGGGTGGCGGCGGCGGGCGCGGTGACGCTGGGGTTGATGGCACGCAAGGACTCGCGCGAGCTGGTGGGCAGCCGGCACGAGCAGCCCGAGGCGCAGCGGCTGCACGACTCGGCGGTGAGCAAGTCACGGACGGCCAACGTCCTCTACGCGGTGGCCGGCGTGGCTGGCGCCGCGGGCGTCACCCTGTTCTTCGTCGAAGGGAGCTTCTGA
- a CDS encoding GAF domain-containing protein yields the protein MSTNTPSYQAWLESFAAEHGAAAGTIHVQRGEDLELVAALNIPPPVLNAVRHVPHGKGMAGLAQVRKAPVQTCNLKEDDTGRIKPGAKAVDARAAVALPVLDGDGQVRAVVGIAFMKEGELPAEQEQALMAAAARLPLADA from the coding sequence ATGAGCACGAACACCCCCTCGTATCAGGCGTGGCTGGAGTCCTTCGCGGCCGAGCACGGCGCGGCCGCGGGAACCATCCACGTGCAGCGCGGTGAAGACCTGGAGCTGGTGGCGGCCCTCAACATCCCGCCGCCCGTACTCAACGCCGTCCGGCACGTGCCCCACGGCAAGGGCATGGCCGGGCTGGCCCAGGTGCGCAAGGCGCCGGTGCAGACCTGCAACCTGAAGGAAGACGACACGGGCCGCATCAAGCCCGGTGCGAAGGCAGTGGACGCCCGCGCCGCGGTGGCGCTGCCCGTGCTGGACGGCGACGGCCAGGTGCGCGCGGTGGTGGGCATCGCCTTCATGAAGGAAGGCGAGCTGCCCGCCGAACAGGAGCAGGCCCTGATGGCCGCGGCGGCGCGGCTGCCGCTCGCGGATGCTTGA
- a CDS encoding VTT domain-containing protein, translated as MLEPAPGGLTPTRAASPRVWVGWAAFSALLLAGVLVPFALFGAELEAVAQRFLSVRPPPWQVALVLGGLLAGDVLLPVPSSLVGTAAGGLLGFWGGLVTAWLGMMVGCVVGYGLGARAGTVALRRLTGDAEVERLARAAERLGPWFLLVFRAVPVLAETSVVFAGTGRMPRRTFLMVCALSNLGVSATYAALGATAARWESFLVLFAGMVMVPGLALAWVRRRGAFR; from the coding sequence ATGCTTGAGCCCGCGCCGGGAGGCCTGACCCCCACCCGCGCCGCGAGCCCCCGGGTATGGGTCGGCTGGGCGGCGTTCAGCGCGCTGCTGCTGGCCGGCGTGCTGGTGCCCTTTGCCCTGTTCGGCGCGGAGCTGGAGGCAGTGGCGCAGCGGTTCCTCTCCGTGCGCCCTCCCCCCTGGCAGGTGGCGCTGGTGCTGGGCGGGCTGCTCGCGGGGGACGTGCTGCTGCCCGTGCCCTCCAGCCTCGTGGGCACGGCGGCGGGAGGACTGCTGGGCTTCTGGGGCGGCCTCGTCACCGCGTGGCTGGGAATGATGGTGGGCTGCGTCGTGGGCTACGGCCTGGGCGCCCGCGCGGGGACGGTTGCGCTGCGGCGCCTGACGGGCGACGCGGAGGTGGAGCGGCTGGCGCGTGCCGCCGAGCGGCTGGGGCCCTGGTTCCTGCTGGTGTTCCGGGCGGTGCCGGTGCTGGCGGAGACCTCCGTCGTCTTCGCGGGCACGGGACGGATGCCGCGCCGGACCTTCCTCATGGTGTGCGCCCTGTCCAACCTGGGAGTGTCCGCGACGTACGCGGCGCTGGGCGCCACGGCGGCGCGCTGGGAGTCCTTCCTGGTGCTCTTCGCGGGCATGGTGAT